Proteins from a genomic interval of Providencia stuartii:
- the nuoN gene encoding NADH-quinone oxidoreductase subunit NuoN translates to MTITPQQLIAILPLLIVGLTAVVVMLSIAWRRDHLTSATLTVFGFAVALLSLFFIAGSLPMEVTPLIRVDGYAMFYTALVLIAGMATSIFAFHWLEGFKDNKEEFHLLLSIAVAGGVLLSMANHMASMFIGIELISLPLFGLVAYTFERKRSLEAGIKYMLLSAAASSFLLFGIALLYAESGSLSFAAVGQSLTDSQIHAPLILVGLGMLIVGFGFKLSLFPFQLWTPDVYQGAPAPVSAFLATGSKIGIFAVLMRIFMEAPAAQSHTLAIVVSVIAIASILFGNLLAITQKSAKRLLGYSSISHMGYLLVALVALRVDPIASQVTVAIYLAGYLFASLGAFGAISIVSSPYRGDDQDDMSAFRGLFWHKPVLATVLTVMMLSLAGVPITLGFIGKFYVIISAVNAELWWLTGAVVVGSAIGLFYYLRFMASLYSRDAEHADRYTGPEKATFGTVVAVICAIIVILMGVWPQPLINIASSALAVISL, encoded by the coding sequence ATGACAATAACACCTCAACAATTGATCGCAATACTCCCGCTGTTGATCGTCGGATTGACCGCGGTGGTTGTGATGCTGTCCATTGCGTGGCGACGCGATCATCTAACAAGTGCCACTTTGACAGTATTCGGCTTCGCAGTTGCGTTACTCTCTCTGTTCTTTATTGCAGGGAGTTTACCAATGGAAGTCACTCCGCTTATTCGTGTTGATGGCTACGCCATGTTTTACACCGCGTTAGTCCTCATTGCGGGTATGGCGACCAGTATTTTTGCTTTTCATTGGTTGGAAGGCTTCAAGGATAATAAAGAAGAGTTTCACTTACTGCTGTCTATCGCTGTAGCAGGTGGTGTGCTACTTTCAATGGCAAACCACATGGCGTCAATGTTCATCGGTATTGAGCTAATCTCTCTGCCGTTGTTTGGCTTAGTGGCTTATACTTTTGAACGCAAACGCTCATTAGAAGCAGGCATTAAATATATGCTGCTATCTGCTGCCGCCTCTTCTTTCTTGTTGTTTGGTATTGCATTACTGTATGCGGAATCAGGTAGCCTGAGTTTTGCCGCGGTTGGTCAAAGCCTAACAGATAGCCAAATTCATGCTCCATTGATTTTGGTTGGTTTGGGGATGCTGATTGTTGGTTTTGGCTTTAAGCTATCACTGTTCCCATTCCAGTTATGGACTCCGGATGTGTATCAAGGTGCGCCAGCCCCTGTATCTGCATTCCTTGCGACAGGCAGTAAAATTGGTATCTTCGCGGTACTAATGCGTATCTTTATGGAAGCACCAGCGGCACAAAGTCATACATTGGCGATTGTTGTCAGTGTTATTGCGATTGCATCGATTCTGTTTGGTAACCTTCTGGCTATCACTCAGAAAAGTGCAAAGCGCCTGCTGGGTTACTCATCGATTTCACATATGGGCTACTTATTAGTTGCATTGGTAGCACTACGAGTCGACCCCATTGCATCACAAGTTACCGTAGCGATTTATTTAGCCGGTTACTTGTTTGCAAGCTTAGGTGCATTCGGCGCGATTAGTATTGTCTCTAGCCCATACCGTGGTGATGACCAAGACGACATGAGTGCTTTCCGTGGTCTGTTCTGGCATAAGCCAGTACTGGCAACGGTATTGACAGTGATGATGCTTTCATTGGCAGGTGTGCCAATCACATTAGGGTTTATTGGTAAATTCTATGTGATCATTTCTGCTGTGAATGCTGAATTGTGGTGGTTAACCGGAGCCGTGGTTGTGGGGAGTGCAATTGGCTTGTTCTATTATCTACGCTTTATGGCTAGCTTATATAGCCGTGATGCAGAGCACGCTGACCGCTATACAGGCCCAGAAAAGGCAACATTTGGTACCGTCGTGGCAGTGATCTGCGCCATCATCGTTATCTTAATGGGGGTATGGCCACAGCCGCTGATCAATATCGCTTCAAGCGCATTAGCAGTCATTAGTCTGTAA
- a CDS encoding alpha-xenorhabdolysin family binary toxin subunit B yields the protein MKLTAKSPTLPSIEFYQMRMCINKLSAFNQNILDYDPVIFNRIKNISDKAEILNELVRDSLPIMKLKTRYIINSTINELSPINTTFELHNKHHDLILTEFIDDFSEVKTEIEKLKLSMRSITDYLTAVQLKEENQLKSEYYLAHQNKLIGLATKNKKKIQELNQEINAIVAAEEIILNYKLSDMFEKFFPEIAFIESLNIPPSKKDLLKIAIDCAKRLLVILDNGLEFMKLVDVRLYLIDQMAILHEKSKQYEERNNRLTYFLILGKEVTQIDHQRQEIAANFQQLQRYFQQWIDYMADCLHEETFNVYNAIESCEVLMEFLVETEYQYQRQLAD from the coding sequence ATGAAGCTCACTGCCAAATCCCCAACCTTACCTTCTATTGAATTTTATCAGATGAGGATGTGTATTAATAAACTCAGTGCATTTAATCAAAACATTCTAGATTATGACCCTGTTATTTTTAATCGTATAAAAAACATCTCTGATAAAGCAGAAATACTTAATGAGTTAGTGAGAGACTCATTACCTATAATGAAGTTAAAAACACGTTATATAATCAATAGCACAATTAACGAATTATCTCCCATAAATACAACGTTTGAACTTCATAATAAACATCATGATTTAATACTTACAGAATTTATCGATGATTTTTCTGAAGTTAAGACTGAAATAGAAAAACTAAAATTATCAATGCGAAGTATTACCGATTACCTAACAGCGGTACAACTTAAGGAGGAAAACCAGTTAAAAAGTGAATATTATCTAGCTCATCAAAACAAGCTTATCGGGTTAGCGACCAAGAATAAAAAAAAGATACAAGAACTTAATCAAGAAATTAATGCTATTGTAGCCGCCGAAGAGATCATTTTAAACTATAAGTTATCCGATATGTTTGAAAAGTTTTTTCCAGAAATAGCGTTTATTGAATCGTTAAATATTCCGCCGTCCAAAAAAGATTTATTAAAAATCGCTATTGATTGTGCAAAACGCTTACTGGTCATTCTTGATAATGGTTTGGAGTTTATGAAATTAGTGGATGTGCGTTTATATTTAATCGACCAAATGGCTATCTTACATGAAAAATCAAAACAGTATGAAGAAAGAAATAACCGACTAACCTATTTTCTTATATTAGGTAAAGAAGTCACGCAAATCGATCATCAGCGACAGGAGATTGCTGCTAACTTTCAACAGCTACAACGCTATTTTCAGCAATGGATCGATTATATGGCTGATTGTTTACATGAAGAAACATTCAATGTCTATAATGCAATAGAATCCTGTGAAGTATTAATGGAATTTCTTGTGGAAACTGAGTACCAATATCAACGCCAGTTAGCAGATTAA
- the nuoM gene encoding NADH-quinone oxidoreductase subunit M, producing MLLPWLILIPFIGGLLSWQADRFSHRAPRWVALASMGITLILSIQLWLQGNYSLANPQGIPQWQAVFFMPWIPSLGINFHLAIDGLSLLMVVLTAIMGAFSVLSSWSENQANQGAYHFNLLWIIAGVMGIFTAVDLFLFFFFWEMMLIPMYFLIANWGHKGAENRQHINAATKFFIYTQASGLIMLVSIVGLALVHFNDTRVWTFNYNELLGTQMSSTVSFMLMLGFFIAFAVKMPLVPFHGWMADTQEQSPTAGSVDISGIMLKTAAYGLLRFTLPLFPEASIQFTPIAMTLGVISIFYGAWLAFKQTDIKRLAAYSSLSHMGFVTVAIYASSVLAYQGAVIQMITNGLSGAALIIISGQLYERTQTRDMRMMGGLWKRIKWLPGLSLFFAAATLGMPGTGNFIGEFMILFGTFSQFTLVTCIMVFGVVFASVYSLWMMQQTYYGTPKSDSEMKGLTAREFGVLLALAVLLVIIGFYPQPLLDTSAGAMETLHNLYTVSLTTLRP from the coding sequence ATGCTATTACCTTGGCTAATACTCATTCCCTTCATCGGTGGCCTGCTAAGTTGGCAGGCTGACCGGTTCAGCCATCGCGCACCTCGTTGGGTTGCGCTGGCTTCAATGGGAATAACATTAATATTATCAATCCAGTTGTGGCTACAGGGAAATTACTCTCTGGCAAACCCACAAGGTATTCCACAATGGCAAGCTGTATTCTTTATGCCATGGATCCCATCGCTGGGTATTAATTTCCATCTTGCTATTGATGGGTTATCGCTACTGATGGTGGTATTGACCGCGATTATGGGCGCTTTCTCAGTTCTCAGTTCGTGGAGCGAAAACCAAGCTAACCAAGGTGCTTATCACTTTAACCTGTTGTGGATTATTGCAGGGGTGATGGGGATCTTTACGGCAGTTGACCTGTTTTTATTCTTCTTCTTCTGGGAAATGATGTTGATCCCAATGTACTTCCTGATTGCTAACTGGGGGCACAAAGGGGCAGAAAACAGACAACACATTAATGCAGCAACTAAGTTCTTTATCTACACGCAAGCCAGTGGCTTGATTATGTTAGTGTCGATTGTTGGATTAGCATTAGTCCACTTCAATGATACTCGCGTGTGGACATTTAACTACAATGAGTTGCTTGGTACTCAGATGTCTAGCACGGTTAGCTTTATGCTAATGTTAGGCTTCTTTATTGCCTTTGCAGTGAAAATGCCGTTAGTTCCATTCCATGGTTGGATGGCAGATACCCAAGAGCAATCGCCTACAGCGGGTTCTGTTGATATCTCAGGTATCATGTTGAAAACAGCAGCTTATGGTTTGCTGCGTTTTACCTTGCCTCTATTCCCTGAAGCGTCTATCCAGTTCACACCAATTGCCATGACACTTGGTGTAATTAGTATCTTCTACGGTGCATGGTTAGCCTTCAAACAGACTGACATCAAACGCTTAGCGGCATACAGTAGCTTGTCTCACATGGGGTTTGTAACCGTTGCTATCTATGCAAGTTCAGTGCTTGCGTACCAAGGGGCGGTGATCCAAATGATCACGAACGGTTTATCGGGTGCGGCATTGATTATTATCAGTGGTCAGCTGTATGAGCGTACGCAAACTCGTGATATGCGCATGATGGGAGGATTGTGGAAACGTATTAAGTGGTTACCGGGTCTGTCTTTGTTCTTTGCCGCTGCAACATTAGGTATGCCAGGAACCGGTAACTTTATTGGTGAATTCATGATCCTATTTGGAACATTCAGCCAATTCACTCTCGTGACTTGCATAATGGTCTTCGGTGTTGTGTTCGCATCGGTCTACTCACTGTGGATGATGCAGCAAACTTATTACGGAACACCGAAATCAGATAGCGAAATGAAAGGGTTAACAGCGCGCGAATTTGGTGTGCTGCTGGCTCTGGCTGTATTACTGGTTATTATCGGTTTCTATCCGCAGCCACTGCTGGATACTTCAGCGGGTGCGATGGAAACATTACATAACCTGTACACTGTTTCACTTACAACATTAAGGCCGTAA
- the nuoK gene encoding NADH-quinone oxidoreductase subunit NuoK → MIPLQHGLILAAILFVMGLSCLVIRRNLLFMLIGLEIMINSTALAFVVAGSFWGQPDGQIMYILAIALAAAEASIGLALLLQLHRHRQNLNIDKVSEMRG, encoded by the coding sequence ATGATACCTCTTCAACATGGTCTGATTTTAGCGGCGATCTTATTTGTAATGGGGCTAAGCTGTCTTGTTATTCGCCGTAACTTGCTTTTCATGCTGATCGGACTGGAAATCATGATTAACTCAACTGCTTTGGCATTTGTCGTTGCAGGGAGTTTCTGGGGGCAACCAGACGGTCAAATTATGTATATTTTGGCCATTGCACTGGCTGCAGCGGAGGCGAGTATTGGATTGGCGTTGTTACTGCAACTCCATCGTCATCGTCAGAACCTGAATATTGATAAAGTCAGTGAGATGCGCGGATGA
- the nuoL gene encoding NADH-quinone oxidoreductase subunit L, with translation MNLLYLTILFPLLGSVLLAFSRGRWSENVSAIVGISAVGLAAIVAAYAGIDFLEHKALMANANDAYVYTQPLWTWMSVGDFTIPFTLHLDGLSLTMLGVVTGVGFLIHVYASWYMRGEEGYSRFFTYTNLFIASMVVLVLADNMMLMYLGWEGVGLCSYLLIGFYYTNPDNGKAAMKAFFVTRVGDVFLAIGMFILWNELGTLNFSEMAILAPQKMAEGGTAITWATLMILGGAVGKSAQLPLQTWLADAMAGPTPVSALIHAATMVTAGVYLVARTHALFLMAPEILHLVGIVGGVTLLFAGCAALVQTDIKRVLAYSTMSQIGYMFLALGVQAWDAAIFHLMTHAFFKALLFLSAGSVIIACHHEQNIFKMGGLRKQIPYVYAVMLIGGSALAALPLFTAGFYSKDAILWGAEVDGQTVLLWAGLIGALLTAMYTFRMIFIAFHGEAKIQAHKVKGFTHSVPLGILAVLATFVGAQIHQPLEGVFPVNPLEHEAGKLQLEILSGSLAVIGLLIVTFIYLFRRSIATAIAKSAPGRFFSTWWYHAWGFDWLYDVVFVKPFKGVAWLLESDPINSLMNLPACLSRWANKGLAVSENGQVRWYVASLGLGAVLILALLLLV, from the coding sequence ATGAACTTACTCTATTTAACAATTCTGTTTCCGCTACTGGGGTCTGTGTTATTAGCATTTTCCCGTGGTCGCTGGTCAGAAAATGTTTCAGCAATTGTTGGTATTAGTGCCGTCGGTTTGGCTGCTATTGTCGCCGCTTATGCAGGCATTGATTTCCTAGAACACAAGGCGTTGATGGCAAATGCCAATGATGCTTATGTTTATACACAACCGCTGTGGACTTGGATGTCAGTGGGTGATTTTACCATCCCATTCACACTGCACCTTGATGGTCTATCTCTCACTATGCTTGGCGTAGTGACGGGAGTGGGTTTCCTGATCCACGTTTATGCTTCTTGGTATATGCGTGGTGAAGAAGGCTATTCACGTTTCTTTACCTACACGAACCTGTTTATCGCGAGTATGGTGGTTTTAGTTCTCGCCGATAATATGATGCTGATGTATCTCGGTTGGGAAGGGGTAGGGCTGTGTAGTTATCTGTTGATTGGTTTTTATTACACCAATCCAGATAACGGCAAAGCGGCGATGAAAGCTTTCTTTGTCACCCGTGTTGGTGATGTGTTCTTAGCTATCGGTATGTTTATTCTGTGGAATGAACTGGGTACTCTGAACTTCAGTGAAATGGCGATTTTGGCACCTCAGAAAATGGCTGAAGGCGGCACGGCAATTACATGGGCAACCTTAATGATCTTAGGTGGTGCGGTAGGTAAATCTGCACAGCTTCCACTACAGACATGGCTGGCCGATGCGATGGCGGGTCCAACACCTGTTTCTGCACTGATCCACGCAGCAACCATGGTAACCGCGGGTGTTTATCTTGTTGCTCGTACTCATGCCTTGTTCCTGATGGCACCTGAAATTTTACATCTGGTAGGCATCGTTGGTGGTGTGACACTGCTGTTTGCAGGTTGTGCGGCATTGGTACAAACCGACATCAAACGGGTACTCGCTTACTCAACCATGAGCCAAATTGGTTATATGTTCTTGGCTCTTGGCGTACAGGCGTGGGATGCGGCAATTTTCCACCTGATGACACACGCATTCTTTAAAGCGTTGTTATTCTTATCCGCAGGTTCTGTGATTATTGCTTGCCACCATGAACAAAATATTTTCAAAATGGGTGGGTTACGTAAGCAAATCCCTTACGTCTACGCGGTGATGTTAATCGGTGGAAGCGCATTGGCTGCATTGCCTCTGTTTACCGCTGGTTTCTACAGTAAAGACGCAATTTTATGGGGAGCAGAAGTGGATGGGCAAACTGTACTGTTATGGGCAGGTCTCATCGGGGCACTACTGACTGCAATGTATACCTTCCGTATGATTTTCATCGCATTCCATGGCGAAGCGAAAATCCAAGCGCACAAGGTCAAAGGTTTTACTCACTCTGTACCTTTGGGCATTCTGGCCGTTTTAGCGACATTCGTTGGTGCACAGATTCACCAGCCGTTAGAGGGGGTATTCCCGGTTAATCCACTGGAACATGAAGCAGGTAAGTTACAGCTGGAAATTCTGTCGGGTAGCCTAGCCGTTATCGGTCTGTTGATTGTGACATTCATTTATCTGTTCAGACGTTCTATCGCTACAGCAATCGCGAAAAGTGCACCGGGTCGTTTCTTCTCTACGTGGTGGTACCATGCATGGGGCTTCGACTGGTTGTATGACGTGGTCTTTGTGAAACCTTTCAAAGGGGTTGCATGGCTACTGGAAAGCGATCCTATTAACTCACTGATGAACTTGCCAGCTTGCTTGTCTCGTTGGGCAAACAAAGGGTTAGCAGTGAGTGAGAACGGTCAAGTCCGTTGGTATGTTGCCTCATTGGGGCTGGGTGCAGTGCTGATTCTTGCTCTGCTGCTTTTGGTTTAA
- a CDS encoding alpha-xenorhabdolysin family binary toxin subunit A → MSDIAYDKIIEKENIGTATLALLTNQDPYSARSAGIFTHQDLSNIHKYIHFALSLPTSTLEILSWLKIGESTNLPIETNVLTETIQLIHRHASHWDSIEQEVKQQSVNLSLISRNIVQTGNQIIHYINDMPIIQQIANSVEGLSNEDLDGITYQNDDQQIATELLSILGLIHDDIKIQANKTASIKNSISDFRIHIIGGNLSNRQHVDSLLFKVKSIYMQLDSTDATDSETYHLEKIALLKKEIFQLEKEYSHFVKLSFTGLAGGLIGLVITGGIFGSKAEKIRHQKNELLKEISNINDKINQDRFIKKTIFDIQINLQKIESHFKDARLAIDHLDYMWLVILTEIKQSIETFARIDNAANLLKFITRFKKIITAWASVQTYSEQLIDLFDIQLTKNTHLY, encoded by the coding sequence ATGAGTGACATAGCTTATGATAAAATAATTGAAAAAGAGAATATTGGAACAGCAACTCTTGCATTATTAACTAATCAAGATCCCTATTCTGCAAGGTCAGCCGGTATTTTTACTCACCAAGACCTGTCAAATATCCATAAATATATTCACTTTGCGCTATCATTACCCACTTCTACACTAGAAATATTATCTTGGCTTAAAATTGGTGAGTCCACAAACTTACCTATAGAAACGAATGTTCTGACTGAAACTATCCAATTGATTCACCGTCATGCAAGTCATTGGGACAGTATTGAACAAGAGGTTAAACAGCAATCTGTTAATTTATCATTAATTAGCAGAAATATTGTCCAGACTGGAAATCAAATTATTCATTATATAAATGACATGCCTATTATCCAACAAATAGCGAATAGTGTTGAGGGCCTTTCTAATGAAGATCTTGATGGCATTACTTATCAAAATGACGACCAGCAAATTGCTACTGAGCTATTAAGTATACTCGGTCTTATCCACGATGATATTAAAATACAAGCCAATAAAACAGCGAGCATAAAAAATAGCATTTCAGATTTTCGCATTCACATTATTGGTGGAAATCTATCCAATCGACAACATGTTGACTCACTCCTTTTTAAGGTAAAATCTATTTATATGCAGCTAGACTCCACAGATGCAACTGACTCTGAAACCTATCATCTTGAAAAAATAGCGTTACTCAAAAAAGAAATTTTTCAATTAGAAAAAGAATATAGCCATTTTGTTAAATTGAGCTTTACAGGGCTTGCGGGTGGACTCATTGGTTTAGTGATTACTGGCGGAATTTTTGGTAGCAAAGCAGAAAAAATCCGCCATCAAAAAAATGAATTATTAAAAGAGATAAGTAACATTAATGACAAAATAAATCAGGACCGTTTTATAAAGAAAACTATCTTTGACATTCAAATTAACCTACAAAAAATTGAAAGTCATTTTAAAGATGCTCGCTTAGCAATTGATCACTTAGATTATATGTGGCTAGTGATTTTAACTGAAATCAAGCAATCGATAGAGACCTTCGCTCGCATTGATAATGCCGCTAATCTTTTAAAATTTATTACTCGTTTTAAGAAAATTATCACCGCCTGGGCTTCTGTGCAAACTTATTCAGAACAACTCATTGATTTATTTGACATTCAATTAACAAAAAACACTCATCTATATTAA